The proteins below come from a single Arthrobacter caoxuetaonis genomic window:
- a CDS encoding helix-turn-helix domain-containing protein, whose translation MTYEERLSAAIIVQLRVEMAARDWNQQVLSERLNIFPATLNRYLKGHRQVPIVTFIQMARVFGMKAAELLGAAEDRMEPANPETAAVE comes from the coding sequence ATGACATACGAGGAACGCTTGTCAGCAGCCATCATCGTCCAGCTTCGGGTTGAGATGGCTGCACGCGACTGGAACCAGCAGGTGCTCAGCGAACGGCTGAACATCTTCCCTGCCACCCTAAACCGGTACCTGAAAGGCCACAGGCAGGTCCCTATAGTTACGTTCATCCAGATGGCACGGGTCTTCGGCATGAAGGCGGCAGAACTGCTCGGCGCGGCCGAGGATCGAATGGAGCCTGCCAACCCTGAAACCGCGGCGGTCGAGTGA
- a CDS encoding DUF7255 family protein, whose product MGKTETAMGVLLAGAGYRVTVKPPAASTADMGCKASSEALDIYGRLQGIQERTLLTSGRWDIAVEGNLLIEVDEQEHFNRHRATTLEGTSYPWTADYRRYCTEHESRCRTYGGYWASGSSSAMFGPASPQGDHTGVGAPRWRQRALYDAVRDVWARDNQVWKLARVSIYDVVDGVRFRDVLDGRSRIAPERLREMIESRTLA is encoded by the coding sequence ATGGGGAAAACAGAAACTGCCATGGGTGTTCTGCTGGCCGGCGCCGGGTACCGCGTCACAGTGAAGCCGCCCGCTGCCAGCACCGCGGATATGGGATGCAAAGCCAGTTCAGAGGCTCTGGACATCTATGGCCGCCTGCAGGGCATCCAGGAGCGCACTCTGCTCACCTCCGGCCGCTGGGACATCGCCGTGGAGGGCAACCTGCTCATCGAAGTGGATGAACAGGAGCATTTCAACCGGCACCGGGCCACCACCCTGGAGGGAACCAGCTACCCGTGGACTGCCGATTACCGGCGGTACTGCACGGAGCACGAATCACGCTGCCGGACCTATGGAGGGTACTGGGCCTCCGGCTCCTCCTCCGCGATGTTCGGCCCTGCCAGCCCCCAGGGTGACCACACCGGCGTTGGCGCTCCCCGGTGGCGGCAACGGGCACTCTACGATGCCGTACGCGACGTCTGGGCCCGGGACAACCAGGTCTGGAAGCTTGCCCGGGTGTCCATCTACGATGTGGTCGACGGCGTCCGCTTCAGGGACGTTCTCGACGGCAGGAGCCGGATTGCACCGGAGCGCCTGCGGGAGATGATCGAGTCCCGCACTCTGGCATAG
- a CDS encoding helix-turn-helix domain-containing protein, translating into MNRAEALSAALVAQLRRELTEKGRTQSELSEKLGIHPVTMNLYPKGRRHIPMPTFFLLADELGMTPSDLLGAAESRVAAASPEGRGTV; encoded by the coding sequence GTGAACCGCGCCGAGGCGCTGTCCGCAGCGCTGGTCGCCCAGCTGCGCAGGGAGCTCACCGAAAAGGGCCGAACCCAGTCTGAACTCAGCGAGAAGCTGGGCATCCACCCGGTGACCATGAACCTTTACCCGAAGGGGCGCCGGCACATTCCGATGCCCACGTTTTTCCTGCTCGCTGACGAACTCGGGATGACGCCGTCGGATCTCCTCGGTGCGGCCGAGTCCAGGGTGGCAGCAGCCTCCCCTGAAGGGCGCGGCACCGTGTAG
- a CDS encoding RNA ligase (ATP), producing the protein MTTLAGAPVRELDRTLATLERISALTPIENADAIESATVRGWNVVVKKGEFAVGDPVIYFEINSLLPLDDQRFAFLAPRGEKTVNGIRGHVLKTARLRGTYSQGLVLPVALFPEVNECLDGITFAERLGISKYEEPVPAEMEGKAAGPFPRDFAPKTTIERAQNLTAAWDRIRNLPFIATEKIDGTSTTFINDGGRLRVAGRNWEYTEPASPAEGSVPWKIAAEYGILEKLPEGWAVQGEIYGAGVTAKNRLKINGKRFAAFNVLDHGVPVPRSAWPFGIGLMAAPVLKLRLPATVAEAVEQVNGLESVITPGVQAEGVVWHHANGTAVQELGGRTAFKVINNKWLLKNS; encoded by the coding sequence ATGACAACCCTTGCCGGAGCCCCGGTCCGTGAACTTGACCGCACACTCGCCACACTTGAGCGCATCAGTGCCCTGACCCCGATCGAGAACGCCGACGCCATCGAATCCGCAACCGTGCGGGGCTGGAACGTCGTCGTGAAGAAGGGCGAGTTCGCCGTCGGCGACCCGGTCATCTACTTCGAGATCAACTCCCTGCTGCCCCTGGACGATCAGCGTTTCGCTTTCCTGGCACCCCGCGGGGAGAAGACCGTCAACGGCATCCGCGGCCATGTGCTGAAGACCGCCCGGCTGCGCGGCACCTACTCACAGGGCCTGGTCCTGCCCGTGGCATTATTCCCTGAGGTCAATGAGTGCCTGGACGGGATCACGTTCGCTGAACGCCTGGGCATCAGCAAGTACGAGGAGCCGGTCCCGGCCGAGATGGAAGGCAAGGCAGCAGGCCCGTTCCCGCGCGACTTCGCCCCAAAGACCACTATCGAGCGTGCCCAGAATCTCACCGCGGCATGGGACAGGATCCGCAACCTGCCGTTCATCGCCACCGAGAAGATCGACGGCACCTCCACCACCTTCATCAATGACGGAGGCCGCCTGCGCGTGGCCGGACGGAACTGGGAGTACACCGAACCGGCCTCACCGGCTGAAGGCTCGGTCCCATGGAAGATCGCCGCCGAGTACGGCATCCTCGAGAAACTTCCTGAAGGCTGGGCCGTGCAGGGAGAGATCTACGGTGCCGGTGTGACCGCAAAGAACCGGCTGAAGATCAACGGCAAGCGTTTCGCAGCGTTCAACGTCCTGGACCACGGTGTCCCCGTCCCCCGCAGTGCCTGGCCCTTCGGCATCGGCCTGATGGCCGCACCCGTCCTCAAGCTCCGCCTGCCGGCCACCGTCGCCGAAGCTGTCGAGCAGGTCAACGGCCTCGAATCGGTCATCACCCCCGGCGTACAGGCTGAAGGTGTCGTCTGGCACCACGCCAACGGCACCGCCGTGCAGGAACTTGGCGGCCGCACCGCCTTCAAGGTCATCAACAACAAATGGCTGCTGAAGAACTCATGA